In Kryptolebias marmoratus isolate JLee-2015 linkage group LG4, ASM164957v2, whole genome shotgun sequence, the following proteins share a genomic window:
- the myorg gene encoding myogenesis-regulating glycosidase, translated as MYQVVPGGAGGTITDTIPKQKHTKDSRPLVGAGVIAVVLVIAAVTAWCYYIASLRKAELLKTQLLDLNKDGYIIRNQGGSIVFRMDFRSGTLDLDSCSKEGEILRCDRTTDRKLKFFIKTVRPKDTVQCYRVRWEELVPDIPVEHAMTYKFAHWYGGAVSAIQHWPISISGQQAPKPFVTSDIYSNRNEFGGILESYWLSSNATAIKINNSVPFHLGWNDTEKTMYFQARYNDSPFRPNPGEAPRAELSYRVCVGLDVTSIHKYMVRRYFNKPYKVPAKVMFEHPIWSTWALYKRDIDQEKLLSFAANIRKYNFNCSHLELDDRYTKRYGDFEFDPVKFPNASAMFQKLKSDGFLVSLWIHPFVNYESDNFHYCVEKGLFVREPTGQLPALVRWWNGIGGILDFTNSEARDWFIFHLRSLRSKYGVSSFKFDAGETNYLPWKFSTKNPIRDPSFFTRRYTEMAIPYNDRAELRSGYQSQNISCFFRPIDRDSVWGYELGLKSLIPTVLTISILGYQFILPDMIGGNAYLNRTEGDRVLPDRELYIRWLELSAFMPSMQFSVPPWEYDNEVVEIARKYTAIHESIVAPRVLELAGEVLDTGDPIIRPLWWIATGDETAYKIDSQFLIGDDLMVAPVLEPGKQERDIYLPAGHWRSYKGERFDIKQPLHLTDYPVDLDEIAYFVWV; from the exons ATGTACCAAGTGGTGCCAGGAGGAGCCGGGGGCACAATTACAGATACTATCCCCAAGCAGAAGCACACCAAGGACTCTCGACCCTTGGTTGGAGCCGGTGTGATCGCTGTGGTTCTGGTGATCGCAGCTGTAACCGCCTGGTGCTACTACATTGCCTCCCTACGCAAAGCTGAGCTGCTGAAGACGCAGCTGCTGGATCTGAATAAAGATGGCTACATTATCCGCAACCAGGGAGGGTCGATTGTTTTCAGGATGGATTTCAG ATCTGGGACCCTTGATTTAGACTCTTGCTCTAAAGAAGGGGAGATTCTTCGTTGTGATCGCAcaactgacagaaaactgaaatttttCATCAAGACGGTTCGACCGAAGGACACCGTGCAATGCTACCGAGTGCGTTGGGAGGAGCTGGTTCCTGACATTCCCGTTGAGCACGCCATGACCTACAAGTTTGCACACTGGTATGGAGGTGCTGTATCAGCGATTCAGCATTGGCCTATTTCTATTTCTGGCCAACAGGCTCCCAAACCGTTTGTCACAAGTGACATCTACTCAAACCGGAATGAATTTGGTGGAATTTTGGAAAGTTACTGGCTCTCGTCCAACGCAACCGCCATCAAGATTAACAATTCTGTGCCGTTCCACCTTGGCTGGAATGACACGGAGAAGACCATGTACTTCCAAGCTCGATACAATGATAGTCCCTTCAGACCGAACCCAGGGGAGGCACCACGTGCTGAACTTAGCTACAGAGTCTGCGTAGGCTTGGATGTGACATCCATACACAAGTACATGGTCCGCAGATACTTTAACAAACCTTACAAAGTGCCCGCCAAAGTCATGTTTGAGCATCCCATTTGGTCGACTTGGGCTTTATACAAGCGTGATATCGACCAAGAAAAGCTTTTGTCATTTGCTGCCAATATTCGTAAATATAACTTTAACTGTAGCCACCTGGAGCTAGACGACCGCTACACAAAACGCTACGGAGATTTTGAGTTCGACCCAGTTAAGTTCCCTAATGCTTCTGCCATGTTTCAAAAGCTCAAGTCTGATGGATTTCTGGTCTCTCTCTGGATTCATCCTTTTGTCAACTATGAGTCCGACAACTTCCACTACTGTGTAGAGAAGGGTCTGTTTGTCCGGGAGCCTACAGGCCAGCTGCCGGCCTTGGTGCGCTGGTGGAACGGCATTGGTGGCATTCTGGACTTTACGAATTCAGAAGCCCGTGATTGGTTTATCTTCCATCTGCGTTCGCTGCGTTCAAAGTACGGGGtgtcttcttttaaatttgatgcAGGGGAGACCAATTACTTGCCGTGGAAGTTCAGCACTAAGAATCCAATTCGCGACCCAAGTTTTTTCACGAGGCGTTACACGGAAATGGCTATCCCTTACAACGACCGAGCTGAGCTGCGCAGTGGATACCAGTCCCAGAATATCTCTTGCTTCTTTAGACCTATTGATAGAGATTCTGTGTGGGGCTATGAGTTGGGTCTGAAATCTCTCATCCCCACAGTACTCACCATCAGCATTCTTGGCTATCAGTTCATTCTGCCTGACATGATCGGTGGGAACGCCTATCTGAACCGCACAGAGGGAGATCGGGTGTTACCGGATCGAGAACTTTACATCCGCTGGCTGGAGCTCTCAGCCTTCATGCCTTCCATGCAGTTTTCCGTTCCACCGTGGGAATACGACAACGAGGTGGTCGAAATTGCTCGGAAGTACACAGCCATTCACGAGAGCATCGTGGCACCACGTGTCCTCGAGCTGGCGGGAGAAGTTCTGGACACCGGGGACCCAATCATACGCCCCTTGTGGTGGATCGCCACGGGCGACGAGACGGCTTATAAAATTGACTCCCAGTTCCTGATTGGGGATGACCTCATGGTCGCTCCCGTTTTGGAGCCTGGAAAGCAGGAGCGCGACATCTACCTCCCAGCTGGCCACTGGAGAAGCTACAAGGGGGAGAGATTTGACATCAAGCAGCCCCTTCACCTCACAGACTATCCTGTTGACCTGGACGAAATTGCCTACTTTGTTTGGGTGTAG